One part of the Theobroma cacao chloroplast, complete genome genome encodes these proteins:
- the atpB gene encoding ATP synthase CF1 beta subunit, which produces MRINPTTSGPGVSTLEKENLGRISQIIGPVLDVAFPPGKMPNIYNALVVKGRDTVGQQINVTCEVQQLLGNNRVRAVAMSATDGLTRGMEVIDTGAPLSVPVGGATLGRIFNVLGEPVDNLGPVDTRTTSTIHKPAPAFIQLDTKLSIFETGIKVVDLLAPYRRGGKIGLFGGAGVGKTVLIMELINNIAKAHGGVSVFGGVGERTREGNDLYMEMKESGVINEQNLAESKVALVYGQMNEPPGARMRVGLTALTMAEYFRDVNEQDVLLFIDNIFRFVQAGSEVSALLGRMPSAVGYQPTLSTEMGTLQERITSTKEGSITSIQAVYVPADDLTDPAPATTFAHLDATTVLSRGLAAKGIYPAVDPLDSTSTMLQPRIVGEEHYETAQRVKQTLQRYKELQDIIAILGLDELSEEDRLTVARARKIERFLSQPFFVAEVFTGSPGKYVGLAETIRGFKLILSGELDGLPEQAFYLVGNIDEATAKATNLEMESKLKK; this is translated from the coding sequence ATGAGAATAAATCCTACTACTTCTGGTCCTGGAGTTTCCACGCTTGAAAAAGAAAATCTGGGACGTATTTCTCAAATCATCGGTCCAGTACTGGATGTAGCCTTTCCCCCGGGCAAGATGCCTAATATTTACAACGCTTTGGTAGTTAAGGGTCGAGATACCGTCGGTCAACAAATTAATGTAACTTGTGAAGTACAGCAATTATTAGGAAATAATCGAGTTAGAGCTGTAGCTATGAGCGCTACAGATGGTCTAACGAGAGGAATGGAAGTGATTGACACGGGAGCTCCTCTAAGTGTTCCAGTCGGCGGAGCGACCCTAGGACGCATTTTTAACGTGCTTGGGGAGCCCGTTGATAATTTAGGTCCTGTAGATACTCGCACAACATCTACTATTCATAAACCCGCGCCCGCTTTCATACAATTAGATACAAAATTATCTATTTTTGAAACAGGAATTAAAGTAGTAGATCTTTTAGCTCCTTATCGTCGTGGAGGAAAAATCGGACTATTTGGGGGGGCTGGGGTAGGTAAAACAGTACTCATTATGGAATTGATCAACAACATTGCCAAAGCTCATGGGGGTGTATCCGTATTTGGCGGAGTAGGTGAACGTACTCGTGAAGGAAATGATCTTTACATGGAAATGAAAGAATCTGGAGTAATTAATGAACAAAATCTTGCGGAATCAAAAGTGGCTTTAGTCTACGGTCAGATGAATGAACCCCCAGGAGCTCGTATGAGAGTTGGGTTGACTGCCCTAACTATGGCGGAATATTTCCGAGATGTTAATGAACAAGACGTACTTCTATTTATAGACAATATCTTCCGTTTTGTACAAGCGGGATCCGAAGTATCTGCCTTATTGGGTAGAATGCCTTCCGCTGTGGGTTATCAACCCACCCTTAGTACCGAAATGGGTACTTTACAAGAAAGAATTACTTCTACGAAGGAGGGATCCATAACTTCTATTCAAGCAGTTTATGTACCCGCGGATGATTTGACCGACCCTGCCCCTGCCACAACATTTGCACATTTAGATGCTACTACCGTACTATCAAGAGGATTAGCTGCCAAAGGTATCTACCCAGCGGTAGATCCTTTAGACTCAACGTCAACTATGCTCCAACCTCGCATCGTTGGTGAGGAACATTATGAAACTGCGCAAAGGGTTAAGCAAACCTTACAACGTTACAAAGAACTTCAGGACATTATAGCTATCCTTGGGTTGGACGAATTGTCCGAAGAGGATCGCTTAACCGTAGCAAGAGCGCGAAAAATTGAGCGTTTCTTATCACAACCCTTTTTCGTAGCGGAAGTATTTACAGGTTCCCCGGGGAAATATGTTGGCCTAGCAGAAACAATTAGAGGGTTTAAATTGATCCTTTCCGGAGAATTAGACGGTCTTCCTGAGCAGGCCTTTTATTTGGTAGGTAACATCGATGAAGCTACTGCGAAGGCTACGAACTTAGAAATGGAGAGCAAATTGAAGAAATGA
- the rbcL gene encoding ribulose 1,5-bisphosphate carboxylase/oxygenase large subunit gives MSCREGLMSPQTETKASVGFKAGVKEYKLTYYTPEYEVKDTDILAAFRVTPQPGVPPEEAGAAVAAESSTGTWTTVWTDGLTSLDRYKGRCYHIEPVAGEENQYICYVAYPLDLFEEGSVTNMFTSIVGNVFGFKALRALRLEDLRIPTAYIKTFQGPPHGIQVERDKLNKYGRPLLGCTIKPKLGLSAKNYGRAVYECLRGGLDFTKDDENVNSQPFMRWRDRFLFCAEAIYKAQAETGEIKGHYLNATAGTCEEMMKRAICARELGVPIVMHDYLTGGFTANTSLAHYCRDNGLLLHIHRAMHAVIDRQKNHGMHFRVLAKALRLSGGDHIHAGTVVGKLEGERDITLGFVDLLRDDFIEKDRSRGIYFTQDWVSIPGVLPVASGGIHVWHMPALTEIFGDDSVLQFGGGTLGHPWGNAPGAVANRVALEACVQARNEGRDLAREGNEIIREASKWSPELAAACEVWKEIKFEFEAMDTLDK, from the coding sequence ATGAGTTGTAGGGAGGGACTTATGTCACCACAAACAGAGACTAAAGCAAGTGTTGGATTCAAAGCTGGTGTTAAAGAGTATAAATTGACTTATTATACTCCTGAATATGAAGTCAAAGATACTGATATCTTGGCAGCCTTCCGAGTAACTCCTCAACCCGGAGTTCCGCCTGAGGAAGCAGGGGCCGCGGTAGCTGCTGAATCTTCTACTGGTACATGGACAACCGTGTGGACCGATGGGCTTACCAGCCTTGATCGTTACAAAGGGCGATGCTACCACATCGAGCCCGTTGCTGGAGAAGAAAATCAATATATATGTTATGTAGCTTACCCCTTAGACCTTTTTGAAGAAGGTTCTGTTACTAACATGTTTACTTCCATTGTGGGTAATGTATTTGGGTTCAAAGCCCTGCGCGCTCTACGTCTAGAGGATCTGCGAATCCCTACTGCTTATATTAAAACTTTCCAAGGCCCGCCTCATGGCATCCAGGTTGAAAGAGATAAATTGAACAAGTACGGTCGTCCCCTATTGGGATGTACTATTAAACCTAAATTGGGGTTATCCGCTAAGAACTACGGTAGAGCAGTTTATGAATGTCTACGTGGTGGACTTGATTTTACCAAAGATGATGAGAATGTGAACTCCCAACCATTTATGCGTTGGAGAGACCGTTTCTTATTTTGTGCCGAAGCAATTTATAAAGCACAGGCTGAAACAGGTGAAATCAAAGGGCATTACTTGAATGCTACTGCGGGTACATGTGAAGAAATGATGAAAAGGGCCATATGTGCCAGAGAATTGGGAGTTCCTATCGTAATGCATGACTACTTAACAGGTGGGTTCACTGCAAATACTAGCTTGGCTCATTATTGCCGAGATAATGGTCTACTTCTTCACATCCACCGCGCAATGCACGCAGTTATTGATAGACAGAAGAATCATGGTATGCACTTTCGTGTACTAGCTAAAGCTTTACGTCTGTCTGGTGGAGATCATATTCACGCTGGTACAGTAGTAGGTAAACTTGAAGGAGAAAGAGACATAACTTTAGGCTTTGTTGATTTACTACGTGATGATTTTATTGAAAAAGATCGAAGCCGCGGTATTTATTTCACTCAAGATTGGGTTTCTATACCAGGTGTTCTGCCCGTAGCTTCGGGGGGTATTCACGTTTGGCATATGCCTGCTTTGACCGAGATCTTTGGAGATGATTCCGTACTACAATTCGGTGGAGGAACTTTAGGACACCCTTGGGGAAATGCACCGGGTGCCGTAGCTAATCGAGTCGCTTTAGAAGCATGTGTACAAGCTCGTAATGAGGGACGTGACCTTGCCCGCGAGGGTAATGAAATTATCCGCGAGGCTAGCAAATGGAGTCCTGAACTAGCTGCTGCTTGTGAAGTATGGAAGGAGATCAAATTTGAATTCGAAGCAATGGATACTTTAGATAAATAA
- the accD gene encoding acetyl-CoA carboxylase carboxyltransferase beta subunit — protein MEKSWFNLILSKGELEYRCGLSKSMDSLGPIENTSVSEDPVRNDTDKNIHGWSDCSSYYSKVDHLVGVKDIRNFISDDTFLIRDSNQDSYSIYFDSENKIFEIDNDRSFLSELESSFYSYRNSSYMNNGSKNDDPHYDFNLYDTNYSWNNHINSCIDSYLRSQICIDSYILSGSDNYNDSYIYNYICGEGGNSSEGKNLNIRTRANGNDLTIKESSNDLDLYKHLWVQCENCYGLNYKKLFKSKMNICEQCGYHLKMSSSDRIELSIDPGTWSPMDEDMISLDPIEFHSEEEPYKDRIDSYQRKTGLTEAIQTGTGQLNGIPIAIGVMDFQFMGGSMGSVVGEKITRLIEYATNQFLPLILVCASGGARMQEGSLSLMQMAKISSALYDYQSNKKLFYVSILTSPTTGGVTASFGMLGDIIIAEPNAYIAFAGKRVIEQTLNKTVPEGSQAAEYLFHKGLFDPIVPRNPLKGVLSELVQLHGFFPLNQNSIK, from the coding sequence ATGGAAAAATCATGGTTCAATTTGATCTTGTCTAAGGGGGAATTAGAATACAGATGTGGGCTAAGTAAATCAATGGATAGCCTTGGGCCTATTGAAAATACTAGTGTAAGCGAAGACCCGGTTAGAAATGACACGGATAAAAACATTCATGGTTGGAGTGACTGCTCTAGTTATTACAGTAAGGTTGATCATTTAGTTGGCGTCAAAGACATTCGGAATTTCATTTCTGATGACACCTTTTTAATTAGGGATAGTAATCAGGATAGTTATTCCATATATTTTGATAGTGAAAATAAAATTTTTGAGATTGACAATGATCGTTCTTTTTTGAGTGAACTAGAAAGTTCTTTTTATAGTTATCGTAATTCTAGTTATATGAATAATGGATCGAAAAATGACGATCCCCACTATGATTTTAACTTGTACGATACTAACTATAGTTGGAATAATCACATTAATAGTTGTATTGACTCTTATCTTCGTTCTCAAATCTGTATTGATAGTTACATTTTAAGTGGTAGTGACAATTACAATGATAGTTATATTTATAATTACATTTGTGGTGAAGGTGGAAATAGTAGTGAAGGCAAGAATTTAAATATAAGAACTCGCGCAAATGGTAATGATTTAACTATAAAAGAAAGTTCTAATGATCTCGATCTATACAAGCATTTGTGGGTTCAATGCGAAAATTGTTATGGATTAAATTATAAGAAATTGTTTAAGTCAAAAATGAATATTTGTGAACAATGTGGATATCATTTGAAAATGAGTAGTTCAGATAGAATCGAACTTTCGATTGATCCAGGTACTTGGAGTCCTATGGATGAAGACATGATCTCTCTGGATCCCATTGAATTTCATTCTGAAGAAGAGCCTTATAAAGATCGTATTGATTCTTATCAAAGAAAGACAGGATTAACTGAGGCTATTCAAACAGGCACGGGTCAACTAAACGGTATTCCTATAGCAATCGGGGTTATGGATTTTCAGTTTATGGGGGGTAGTATGGGATCCGTAGTAGGCGAGAAAATCACCCGTTTGATCGAGTATGCTACCAATCAATTTTTACCTCTTATTTTAGTGTGTGCTTCCGGAGGAGCACGCATGCAAGAAGGAAGTTTGAGCTTAATGCAAATGGCTAAAATATCTTCCGCTTTATATGATTATCAATCAAATAAAAAGTTATTTTATGTATCAATTCTTACATCTCCTACTACTGGTGGAGTGACCGCGAGTTTTGGTATGTTGGGGGATATCATTATTGCCGAACCCAATGCCTATATTGCATTTGCGGGTAAAAGAGTAATTGAGCAAACATTGAATAAAACAGTACCTGAAGGTTCACAGGCGGCTGAATATTTATTCCATAAGGGTTTATTCGATCCAATCGTACCACGTAATCCGTTAAAAGGTGTTCTGAGTGAGTTAGTTCAGCTCCACGGTTTTTTTCCTTTGAATCAAAATTCAATCAAGTAG
- the psaI gene encoding photosystem I subunit VIII, giving the protein MTTFSSFPSIFVPLVGLVFPAIAMASLSLYVQKTKIF; this is encoded by the coding sequence ATGACAACTTTCAGCAGCTTTCCCTCTATTTTTGTGCCTTTAGTAGGCCTAGTATTTCCGGCAATTGCAATGGCTTCTTTATCTTTGTATGTTCAAAAAACTAAGATTTTTTAG
- the ycf4 gene encoding photosystem I assembly protein ycf4 has product MSWRSESIWIEFIVGSRKTSNFCWAFILFFGSLGFLLVGTSSYLGRNLISLFPSQQIVFFPQGIVMSFYGIAGLFISSYLWCTIFWNVGSGYDRFDRKEGIVCIFRWGFPGKNRRIFLRFLMKDIQSIRIEVKEGIYARRVLYMEIRGQGAVPLTRTDENLTPREIEQKAAELAYFLRVPIEVF; this is encoded by the coding sequence ATGAGTTGGCGATCAGAATCTATATGGATAGAATTTATAGTGGGGTCTCGAAAAACAAGCAATTTCTGCTGGGCCTTTATCCTTTTTTTTGGTTCATTAGGGTTTTTATTAGTTGGAACTTCTAGTTATCTTGGTAGGAATTTGATATCTTTATTTCCGTCTCAGCAAATAGTTTTTTTTCCACAAGGAATCGTGATGTCTTTCTATGGGATCGCGGGTCTCTTTATTAGTTCCTATTTGTGGTGCACAATTTTTTGGAATGTAGGTAGTGGTTATGATCGATTCGATAGAAAAGAGGGAATAGTATGTATTTTTCGTTGGGGCTTTCCTGGAAAAAATCGTCGCATCTTTCTACGATTCCTTATGAAAGATATTCAGTCCATCAGAATAGAAGTTAAAGAGGGTATTTATGCTCGTCGTGTCCTTTATATGGAAATCAGAGGCCAGGGGGCCGTTCCTTTGACTCGTACTGATGAGAATTTGACTCCACGAGAAATTGAGCAAAAAGCTGCTGAATTGGCCTATTTTTTGCGTGTACCGATTGAAGTCTTTTGA
- the cemA gene encoding chloroplast envelope membrane protein: protein MAKKKAFTPLLYLASIVFLPWWISLSFNKSLKSWVTNWWNTRQSETFLNDIQEKSILEQFIEVEELFLLDEMIKEYPETHLQKLRIGIHKETIQLIKMHNEDRIHTILHFSTNLICFVILSGYSILGNEELVILNSWVQEFLYNLSDTIKAFSILLLTDLCIGFHSPHGWELMIGYIYKDFGFAHNDQIISGLVSTFPVILDTIFKYWIFRYLNRVSPSLVVIYHSMND, encoded by the coding sequence ATGGCAAAAAAGAAAGCATTCACCCCCCTTCTATATCTTGCATCTATAGTATTTTTGCCCTGGTGGATCTCTCTCTCATTTAATAAAAGTCTGAAATCTTGGGTTACTAATTGGTGGAATACTAGGCAATCCGAAACTTTTTTGAATGATATTCAAGAAAAGAGTATTCTAGAACAATTCATAGAAGTAGAGGAACTCTTCCTGTTGGACGAAATGATAAAAGAATACCCGGAAACACATCTACAAAAACTTCGGATAGGAATCCACAAAGAAACGATCCAATTGATCAAGATGCACAATGAGGATCGTATCCATACTATTTTGCACTTCTCGACAAATCTAATCTGTTTCGTTATTCTAAGTGGTTATTCTATTTTGGGTAATGAAGAACTTGTTATTCTTAACTCTTGGGTTCAAGAATTCCTATATAATTTAAGCGACACAATAAAAGCTTTTTCTATTCTTTTATTAACTGATTTATGTATCGGATTCCATTCGCCCCACGGTTGGGAACTAATGATTGGCTATATCTACAAAGATTTTGGATTTGCTCATAATGATCAAATTATATCTGGTCTTGTTTCCACCTTTCCAGTCATTCTAGATACAATTTTTAAATATTGGATCTTTCGTTATTTAAATCGTGTATCTCCGTCACTTGTAGTTATTTATCATTCAATGAACGACTGA
- the petA gene encoding cytochrome f translates to MQTRNTFSWIKEEITRSISVSLMIYIISGASISNAYPIFAQQGYENPREATGRIVCANCHLANKPVDIEVPQAVLPDTVFEAVVRIPYDMQLKQVLANGKKGALNVGAVLILPEGFELAPPDRISPEMKEKIGNLSFQNYRPTKKNILVIGPVPGQKYSEITFPILSPDPASNKDVHFLKYPIYVGGNRGRGQIYPNGNKSNNTVYNATATGIISKIIRKEKGGYEITITDALDGHQVVDIIPPGPELLVSEGESIKLDQPLTSNPNVGGFGQGDAEIVLQDPLRVQGLLFFLASIVFAQIFLVLKKKQFEKVQVSEMNL, encoded by the coding sequence ATGCAAACTAGAAATACTTTTTCTTGGATAAAGGAGGAGATTACTCGATCCATTTCCGTATCGCTCATGATATATATAATAAGCGGGGCATCCATTTCAAATGCATATCCCATTTTTGCGCAGCAGGGGTATGAAAATCCACGAGAAGCAACTGGGCGTATTGTATGTGCCAATTGCCATTTAGCTAATAAACCCGTGGATATTGAGGTTCCACAAGCGGTACTTCCCGATACTGTATTTGAAGCGGTTGTTAGAATTCCTTATGATATGCAACTGAAACAAGTTCTTGCTAATGGTAAGAAAGGGGCTTTGAATGTGGGTGCTGTTCTTATTTTACCGGAGGGGTTTGAATTAGCCCCACCTGATCGTATTTCGCCCGAGATGAAAGAAAAGATAGGCAATCTGTCTTTTCAGAACTACCGCCCCACTAAGAAAAATATTCTTGTGATAGGTCCTGTTCCTGGTCAGAAATATAGTGAAATCACCTTTCCTATTCTTTCCCCAGACCCTGCTAGTAATAAGGATGTTCATTTTTTAAAATATCCCATATACGTAGGCGGAAACAGGGGAAGGGGTCAGATTTATCCCAACGGGAACAAAAGTAACAATACAGTTTATAATGCTACGGCAACAGGTATAATAAGCAAAATCATACGAAAAGAAAAAGGGGGGTACGAAATAACCATAACGGATGCATTGGACGGACATCAAGTGGTTGATATTATCCCCCCAGGACCAGAACTTCTTGTTTCAGAGGGCGAATCTATCAAACTCGATCAACCATTAACAAGTAATCCTAATGTGGGTGGATTTGGTCAGGGGGATGCAGAAATAGTACTTCAAGATCCACTACGTGTCCAAGGCCTTTTGTTCTTCTTGGCATCTATTGTTTTTGCACAAATCTTTTTGGTTCTTAAAAAGAAACAGTTTGAGAAGGTTCAAGTGTCCGAAATGAATTTATAG
- the psbJ gene encoding photosystem II protein J codes for MADTTGRIPLWIIGTVTGIPVIGLIGIFFYGSYSGLGSSL; via the coding sequence ATGGCCGATACTACTGGAAGGATTCCTCTTTGGATAATAGGTACGGTAACTGGTATTCCTGTGATCGGTTTAATAGGTATTTTCTTTTATGGTTCATATTCTGGATTGGGTTCGTCCCTGTAA
- the psbL gene encoding photosystem II protein L codes for MTQSNPNEQNVELNRTSLYWGLLLIFVLAVLFSNYFFN; via the coding sequence ATGACACAATCAAACCCGAACGAACAAAATGTTGAATTGAATCGTACCAGTCTCTACTGGGGGTTATTACTCATTTTTGTACTTGCTGTTTTATTTTCCAATTATTTCTTCAATTAA
- the psbF gene encoding photosystem II cytochrome b559 beta subunit: MTIDRTYPIFTVRWLAVHGLAVPTVSFLGSISAMQFIQR, translated from the coding sequence ATGACCATAGATCGAACCTATCCAATTTTTACAGTGCGATGGTTGGCTGTTCACGGACTAGCTGTACCTACCGTTTCTTTTTTGGGGTCAATATCAGCAATGCAGTTCATCCAACGATAA
- the psbE gene encoding photosystem II cytochrome b559 alpha subunit yields the protein MSGSTGERSFADIITSIRYWVIHSITIPSLFIAGWLFVSTGLAYDVFGSPRPNEYFTESRQGIPLITGRFDSLEQLDEFSRSF from the coding sequence ATGTCTGGAAGCACAGGAGAACGTTCTTTTGCTGATATTATTACCAGTATTCGATACTGGGTCATTCATAGTATTACTATACCTTCCCTATTCATTGCGGGTTGGTTATTCGTCAGCACGGGTTTAGCTTATGATGTGTTTGGAAGCCCTCGTCCAAACGAGTATTTTACAGAGAGCCGACAAGGAATTCCATTAATAACTGGCCGTTTTGATTCTTTGGAACAACTCGATGAATTTAGTAGATCTTTTTAG
- the petL gene encoding cytochrome b6/f complex subunit VI: MPTITSYFGFLLAALTITSALFIGLSKIRLI, encoded by the coding sequence ATGCCTACTATAACTAGTTATTTCGGTTTTTTACTAGCGGCTTTAACTATAACCTCAGCTCTATTTATTGGTCTGAGTAAGATACGACTTATTTGA
- the petG gene encoding cytochrome b6/f complex subunit V: MIEVFLFGIVLGLIPITLAGLFVTAYLQYRRGDQLDL, encoded by the coding sequence ATGATTGAAGTTTTTCTATTTGGAATCGTCTTAGGTCTAATTCCTATTACTTTGGCTGGATTATTCGTAACCGCATATTTACAATACAGACGTGGTGATCAGTTGGACCTTTGA
- the psaJ gene encoding photosystem I subunit IX has protein sequence MRDLKTYLSVAPVLSTLWFGSLAGLLIEINRFFPDALTFPFF, from the coding sequence ATGCGAGATCTAAAAACATATCTTTCCGTAGCACCGGTACTAAGTACTCTATGGTTCGGTTCTTTAGCGGGTTTATTGATAGAGATCAATCGTTTCTTCCCGGATGCGTTAACCTTCCCTTTTTTTTAA
- the rpl33 gene encoding ribosomal protein L33, which produces MAKSKDVRVTIILECTSCVRNGVNKESTGISRYITQKNRHNTPSRLELKKFCPYCYKHTIHGEIKK; this is translated from the coding sequence ATGGCCAAGAGTAAAGATGTCCGAGTAACGATTATTTTGGAATGTACCAGTTGTGTTCGAAACGGCGTTAATAAGGAATCAACGGGCATTTCCAGGTATATTACTCAAAAAAATCGACACAATACGCCTAGTAGATTGGAATTGAAGAAATTCTGTCCCTATTGTTACAAACATACAATTCACGGGGAGATAAAGAAATAA
- the rps18 gene encoding ribosomal protein S18 → MDKSKRLFLKSKRSFRRRLPPIQSGDRIDYRNMSLISRFISEQGKILSRRVNRLTLKQQRLITIAIKQARILSSLPFLNNEKQFERSESTARTTALRTRNK, encoded by the coding sequence ATGGATAAATCCAAGCGACTCTTTCTTAAATCCAAGCGATCTTTTCGTAGGCGTTTGCCCCCGATCCAATCGGGGGATCGAATTGATTATAGAAACATGAGTTTAATTAGTCGATTTATTAGTGAACAAGGAAAAATATTATCTAGGCGAGTAAATAGATTGACCTTAAAACAACAACGATTAATTACTATTGCTATAAAACAAGCTCGGATTTTATCTTCGTTACCCTTTCTTAATAATGAGAAACAATTTGAAAGAAGCGAGTCGACCGCTAGAACTACTGCTCTTAGAACCAGAAATAAATAG
- the rpl20 gene encoding ribosomal protein L20, whose amino-acid sequence MTRIKRGYIARRRRIKIRLFASSFRGAHSRLTRTITQQRIRALVSAHRDRDRKKRDFRRLWITRINAVIRGIGVSYSYSRLIHNLYKKQLLLNRKILAQIAISNRNCLYMISNEIIK is encoded by the coding sequence ATGACCAGAATTAAACGAGGATATATAGCTCGGAGACGTCGAATAAAAATTCGTTTATTTGCATCAAGCTTTCGAGGGGCTCATTCAAGACTTACTCGAACTATTACTCAACAGAGAATAAGAGCTTTGGTTTCGGCTCATCGGGATAGAGATAGGAAAAAAAGAGATTTTCGTCGTTTGTGGATCACTCGAATAAATGCAGTAATTCGCGGAATAGGGGTATCCTATAGTTATAGTAGATTAATACACAATCTGTACAAGAAACAATTGCTTCTTAATCGTAAAATACTTGCACAAATAGCTATCTCAAATAGGAATTGTCTTTATATGATTTCCAACGAGATTATAAAATAA
- the clpP gene encoding clp protease proteolytic subunit produces the protein MPIGVPKVPFRNPGEEDAVWVDIYNRLYRERLLFLGQEVDSEISNQLIGLMVYLSIENDTKELYLFINSPGGWIIPGVAIYDTMQFVQPDVHTICMGLAASMGSFILVGGEITKRLAFPHARVMIHQPASSFYEAQTGEFILEAEELLKLRETITRVYVQRTGKPLWVVSEDMERDIFMSATEAQAHGIVDLVAVK, from the exons ATGCCTATTGGTGTTCCAAAAGTTCCTTTTAGAAATCCGGGGGAGGAAGATGCAGTTTGGGTTGACATATA CAACCGACTTTATCGAGAAAGATTACTTTTTTTAGGCCAAGAGGTTGATAGCGAGATCTCGAATCAGCTTATTGGTCTTATGGTATATCTCAGTATAGAGAATGATACCAAAGAGCTGTATTTGTTTATAAACTCTCCTGGCGGATGGATAATACCCGGAGTAGCTATTTATGATACTATGCAATTTGTGCAACCAGATGTGCATACAATATGCATGGGATTGGCCGCTTCAATGGGATCTTTTATCCTGGTCGGAGGAGAAATTACCAAACGTCTAGCATTCCCTCACGCT AGGGTAATGATCCATCAACCTGCTAGTTCTTTTTATGAGGCACAAACGGGAGAATTTATCCTGGAAGCGGAAGAACTACTGAAACTTCGCGAAACCATCACAAGGGTTTATGTACAAAGAACGGGCAAGCCCTTGTGGGTTGTATCCGAAGACATGGAAAGAGATATTTTTATGTCAGCAACAGAAGCCCAAGCTCATGGAATTGTTGATCTTGTAGCGGTTAAATAA